The genomic segment CGAAAGAGACAATTTCGAATGACGGTCCAGGTTCCTCCTCAGGGCCTTCTATCAATACAGACGAGATAAGAGCGCTTGCGGTTAACAGCGGTTTCAGTAAAGCCGGCGTCGTCGCACTGCCCCATGCCCACGATGTGCGCGATGCGCGGAGATTCTCTGATTGGGTTGATGCTGGCCGCGCCGGAACGATGCAGTATCTCAAGCGTACGAACCCCGAAGGTGAACTGGTCCGCGCGCGCGTTTCCACTCCGTTTGAATGGGCACGTTCCGCGATTGTGTGCCTCGCGAATTACAACAGCGATCAGCCCAAATCGACCGACCCCACATCCCCCAATGCAGCTTGGATTGCGCGTTACGCATGGTCGAGCCGCATCGATCCGCAGCGCGGCCGCGTGCCTAGCGATTATCACAAGGTTCTGCTCAAGCGATTGAAGGCCCTTGAATCGCAGTTGCAAGAGCGCTATGGCGAATTCGAATCCCGCGCCTATGTAGATACCGGCCCAGTGGTGGAGCGGTCACTCGCGGTAGCCGCAGGCCTGGGGTGGTCCGCAAAAAACGCCTGCCTCATTCATCCGAAGCTCGGTTCCTACGTCTTCCTATCAGTACTGATCACGTCGCTGGACGTCGTGGCGGAAGGCACTGTGCTCAGCGTGCCGGATCGCTGCGGATCATGCACGCGCTGCATCGAGGCTTGCCCCACCAACGCGCTCTTCACGCCTTACCAGATGGACGCGACGAAGTGCATCTCCTATCTCACCATCGAGCACAAGGGAGAGATCGCTCCGGAGCTGATGCAGGGTATGGGACGGCAGGTCTTCGGCTGCGATATCTGCCAGGACGTGTGTCCATGGAACCGCAAGGCCCCCGTCGCCGCCGATCCGGAACTCGCCGCACGTGAAAATCTCGTGAATCCCGCGCTGGGATGGCTTGCCGACCTGGACGAGCAGTCCTTTGAGCGCGCGTTTAACGGCTCGCCGGTTCGCCGGGCGCAATACGGCGGGCTGCGCCGCAACGTCGCCATCGCTATAGGCAACGCCTTCGCGGCAGGCCATTGCGACGCGCGCCTTATCGAGCGCCTGCGCGCCTGGTCCCACTCGGAGGACGAAGGAATTCGCACCGCCGCCGAGTGGGCGCTAAGTCAATTGGAGATTCGGGGAAGCACCGCAGAAAACCGCTGACCGCAATAATCAGGCGTGCTGCACAAGCAGAGCGACTGAGGAAGCCGCCCGCGCACTTCCTACGAAACCCGGAGAACGTTTGCCGCGCTTAGGCCCTTGGGACCCTGCTGGCACTCGAATTCCACGCTCTCGCCCTCATTGAGCGTCTTGTAGCCCTTCTCCTGAATCGCCGAGAAGTGGACGAAGACGTCCTCGCCGGTGGAGCGCTGGATGAACCCGTAACCCTTGGCCCCGTTAAACCACTTCACAACACCTTGTTCCTTCATGCGCATTTCTCCTCTATGGGTAAGGCACAGCTAAACTGCCGGCCTGCTCATGGAACCGCAAAATTTCTGGCAGGATGCGTTGGACTCGTTAAGGGAAGACCATAGGCGCGAACATGATACCCCCGCCGCGCCGTGCCTCAGTTATGGCAGGAAATTGGTTGATATGCAAGGATAAAATTGCGTGTTTTCCTTTCCCAACAGGAAGTTTGAAGTCACGAAATAGCCGGAAAGTTTATCCTGATTACAAAACCTCCTAAGCCTGACGGCATGTTCGATCTGCCGTGGAGGCTCAAATCCATGGAGCCAATCCAGGAGTTATGCAGTGGCCGTTATCTCAGATCCCGGTACAGTTGCGGAGCCAGTTGTAGAAGCCCCGGCAGGACCGGACTGCGCGCCCTCCGTTGTCGACTCTGCCGCTGTTTCCGTAGAGATACCCAAGTGGTACCGGCTGCGCAAGGAAGGCGCAGCGCTCATCAGCTACCTGCTCGACAGCGAAGTGCACACGTTCGCCTTCAGCGTGGCAGCCAACGCAATCCTGTCATTTATCCCCCTGATCCTTTTGCTCTACACGCTTGCTATGCGTGTATTTCATTCGCAGGCCATGATCGGCGTCATCGGAGATATGGTTGATTACTTCCTGCCGGCCACGACCACTCCGCGTAACTGGGTCGCGAATAACATCCAGATAGCTGCCGCACTGTCATCGAGTCACGGCATCCAGATCTTCTCGCTGATCATGATCCTTATCTCGTGCACCGGTATCTTCCTGCCGCTCGAGGTGGCGCTGAACCAGGCATGGGGCGTGAAGAAGAGCCGCAATTACCTGATGAACCAGGTGGTGGCCTTCGGCCTCGCGATTCTGATGGTTGGATTGGGTATGGTGGCGATCGTGCTGAGCGCGGGCCAGCGCGCCATTCTTGATTTCCTGTTCTTCCATCACACAGAAGGCGGCGGATTCCTGCCCTGGCTGTTCAATGCGATCAGCACCGGCTGGATGGCGATTTCGAGTGGCGCGGCATGT from the Occallatibacter riparius genome contains:
- the queG gene encoding tRNA epoxyqueuosine(34) reductase QueG; translation: MNSKETISNDGPGSSSGPSINTDEIRALAVNSGFSKAGVVALPHAHDVRDARRFSDWVDAGRAGTMQYLKRTNPEGELVRARVSTPFEWARSAIVCLANYNSDQPKSTDPTSPNAAWIARYAWSSRIDPQRGRVPSDYHKVLLKRLKALESQLQERYGEFESRAYVDTGPVVERSLAVAAGLGWSAKNACLIHPKLGSYVFLSVLITSLDVVAEGTVLSVPDRCGSCTRCIEACPTNALFTPYQMDATKCISYLTIEHKGEIAPELMQGMGRQVFGCDICQDVCPWNRKAPVAADPELAARENLVNPALGWLADLDEQSFERAFNGSPVRRAQYGGLRRNVAIAIGNAFAAGHCDARLIERLRAWSHSEDEGIRTAAEWALSQLEIRGSTAENR
- a CDS encoding cold-shock protein → MKEQGVVKWFNGAKGYGFIQRSTGEDVFVHFSAIQEKGYKTLNEGESVEFECQQGPKGLSAANVLRVS
- a CDS encoding YihY/virulence factor BrkB family protein, encoding MAVISDPGTVAEPVVEAPAGPDCAPSVVDSAAVSVEIPKWYRLRKEGAALISYLLDSEVHTFAFSVAANAILSFIPLILLLYTLAMRVFHSQAMIGVIGDMVDYFLPATTTPRNWVANNIQIAAALSSSHGIQIFSLIMILISCTGIFLPLEVALNQAWGVKKSRNYLMNQVVAFGLAILMVGLGMVAIVLSAGQRAILDFLFFHHTEGGGFLPWLFNAISTGWMAISSGAACIVFFFFVYWLLPNCKVPPRPVMRASIVVGLIWLASRYIFVLVLPHLDLKSMYGPFYVSVGILFWAYISGLILFAGAQYSVKQLGTAK